The Sphingomonas sp. NBWT7 nucleotide sequence ACGCGTTGTCGAGTGCGGCGGCAGCGAAAGCAACGGCTTTCGATCGTCACCCCGGCCATCTTCCCGCCCGCATCGGCTGGGCATCCACCGCCGCCGCTTCAACCCCCTGTGGCGCAGAAACCACGGAAATCCCTGTTTATCTGGGGTTCATGCAACGTGGCCGCGCTTCGACCATTGGCGCTTTCCCCGCCGCGTTTCGGCGGAGCATGTAGATGGAGTCATTCATGCGTAACCTCATCCTGGCGACGCTCGCCGCCACCACCATTCTCGCCGTCCCCGCCGCCGCGCAGGATGCCGGACCGTTCACCGGCCCGCGCGCCGGCGTGATCTTCGGCTATGACGCGCTGCGCCCGGGCGACACGCAGGATTCGCTGATCCGCGGCGATCAGGGCAGCGACGGTTTCCTCTACGGCGGCGATCTCGGCTACGATGTCGCGTTCAACGGCCTCGTTGTCGGTGTCGAGGGCGAGATCACCGGCTCGACCGGGCGCGTGACCAACGATCCGCGCGATCCCAACGACTTCGGCTTCGGCCGCGTCAAGGCCGGGCGCGATCTCTACATCGGCGGCCGCATCGGCTTCATCGCCACGCCGACGACGCTGATTTACGGCAAGGTGGGCTACACCAACGCGCGACTCGACCTGACGCGCGACGACACGCGCACCGAGACGGGCCGCAACTTCAACCTCGACGGCTTCCGCGTCGGCGCGGGTGTCGAACAGTCGCTGACGCCGCGCACCTACGCGAAGCTCGAATATCGCTACTCAAACTATGGCGATGCGCGGCTCAACTATCCGAACGGCGCCAGCACCGGCACCTTCGGCGTCGATACCGATCGTCACCAGGTCGCCGCGGGTGTCGGCTTCCGTTTCTGATCGTTAACGAAACCGAACTATCCACCGAAAAAGAGGGGTCGGGGCGCTTGCTCCGGCCCTTCGCGTTTG carries:
- a CDS encoding outer membrane protein is translated as MRNLILATLAATTILAVPAAAQDAGPFTGPRAGVIFGYDALRPGDTQDSLIRGDQGSDGFLYGGDLGYDVAFNGLVVGVEGEITGSTGRVTNDPRDPNDFGFGRVKAGRDLYIGGRIGFIATPTTLIYGKVGYTNARLDLTRDDTRTETGRNFNLDGFRVGAGVEQSLTPRTYAKLEYRYSNYGDARLNYPNGASTGTFGVDTDRHQVAAGVGFRF